TTTAGCTAAGCCTTTATATTTTGTGTTTTTTATTCCTTCAGATGAAGCAGGTGGCAATTAAAAAAACAAATTAGCTTTTTTAAAAATCATAATTTTTTCTATTTATGCGAATCTCTCAAAATATTTTCAACCATTTCTAGCGCTCTTTCATAAGTTATTCCGTTTTCTTGGTCGATAGTAAGTTGGTGATTTTCTTCGATACATTTAATTTCTGGAATAAATCCAATTCCTTGCTCGATAGCAATTGTTTTTAGGCTTAGTGTTTCACCATAATTAGGAACCATTGTTTGCAACCAACCAAAATACGGTTCTTGTTTGGTGCGATCTTCATCTTCCCACAAGTCTATTCTGGTTTCAAAATTTTCAGGACTAATAGATGTCCAAATATCAAATGCAAAATCTTCATGATGATTAATAATTGGAATTGTCAATCGACCACGATGGAAGAAGTATTTTTTATCAACAACGCATAGACTTTCTTCTAATTCAATTCTTTCTTCTCTCTCTTCGGGAGGGACTGAAAAATAATACTCTGGATAATCAGAGCCAAAACAAAGCGGAAGAGCGTTATATATTATA
The nucleotide sequence above comes from Flavobacterium branchiarum. Encoded proteins:
- a CDS encoding DUF2199 domain-containing protein, which gives rise to MKLIPFLNTETNKTAYKCNCCDIIYNALPLCFGSDYPEYYFSVPPEEREERIELEESLCVVDKKYFFHRGRLTIPIINHHEDFAFDIWTSISPENFETRIDLWEDEDRTKQEPYFGWLQTMVPNYGETLSLKTIAIEQGIGFIPEIKCIEENHQLTIDQENGITYERALEMVENILRDSHK